A part of Aspergillus oryzae RIB40 DNA, chromosome 7 genomic DNA contains:
- a CDS encoding thioesterase family protein (predicted protein): MNHLVWKRNQSSISSSDGPSVLFRPLRTRSYCSLAEVDFNLHKSNSTFYADLDISRIELLLLLFKDVITPLSPPSRYHHSGGPYKSDEQQAGSLKHLTPALGGVSCIFRREIKPWQRYDLESRILCWDDKWLYIVSHFLKPGSHSETGTGGSEEGVLASAISKYVFKKGRRTVTPEEVLQFLHLVEDGDHADADADANANADAYADASIERSGLGPKVRGQGDQQEHIEVKRKRGLALAAHMAGLDGLHRVA, from the coding sequence ATGAACCACCTTGTCTGGAAACGCAACCAATCCTCTATCTCCTCCAGCGATGGTCCATCCGTGCTCTTTCGCCCCCTGCGGACCCGATCCTACTGCTCTCTGGCGGAAGTCGACTTCAATCTACACAAATCTAACAGCACATTCTACGCCGATCTGGACATAAGCCGGATTGagctactactactgctcTTCAAGGACGTTATTACACCATtatctcctccatcaagaTACCACCACAGCGGAGGGCCCTACAAAAGCGACGAGCAACAAGCCGGAAGCTTGAAACATCTCACTCCCGCGCTCGGCGGCGTGTCCTGCATCTTCCGAAGGGAGATCAAGCCCTGGCAGCGGTATGATCTTGAGTCACGAATTCTGTGCTGGGATGACAAATGGTTGTACATTGTTAGCCATTTCCTGAAACCCGGTAGTCACTCTGAGACCGGGACGGGGGGCTCGGAGGAAGGTGTTCTTGCGTCGGCTATCTCGAAGTATGTTTTCAAGAAAGGGCGGCGGACAGTAACACCAGAGGAGGTTCTCCAATTCCTGCATTTGGTGGAAGACGGTGATcatgctgatgctgatgctgatgccAATGCTAATGCTGACGCTTACGCTGATGCTAGCATTGAACGGTCGGGACTGGGGCCGAAGGTGAGAGGCCAAGGCGATCAGCAGGAACACATAGAGGTGAAACGAAAACGTGGTTTAGCACTAGCAGCACACATGGCTGGATTAGATGGCCTTCATCGCGTGGCATAA
- a CDS encoding uncharacterized protein (multidrug resistance-associated protein/mitoxantrone resistance protein, ABC superfamily) — translation MSSFWLHPRAATACPIAVEDTFGPVVNHECKDGFDFTLYFEETVLTLPVTLFFLFWALPRIYHLRQQTIKVQGGYRYFVKLGGYALLAVLQLTLVGLWAAPSGKTTRATIATAVVSWLASIVFGVLSHYEHICTIRPATINCGYLFLSSILSLAETRTLYFLEKNREIAVVYTVTQCIKVVLLITETMSKRSLLRRNYRDSPPESTVGILGECLYCWLNPLLMLGNRVDLTVELLPPIEDSLRSTGQGESGLHALWRKDPNRNSPHSLLWACCRYYLVPILLGVVPRALQVAFTFAQPFLVEATTTWVASNELTHPKAQGYALIGAFGIIYTGIAVSTAFAHHQAYRVVSMIRASLVDMLYSHVMVMRDIDVETSAPVTLMSADMERISGGLHYIHDAWACIVEIPIALYLLWRQLGVASIAPIIVVFICMAMSLLISGLAGPRQQVWLEAIEKRVDITAKVLGSVKGVRTAGLTDKLFNLVQTMRIEEVVKSEKFRRLLILVVGVAYSNVTLSPLASFTIYALIARHKGDETLTAAKAFTSLTLFTLLATPISNLVEAATGVATAIGSIKRVNEFLQSDPRRDDAHEPRGTRSNISIPASVLSSALTEMGVVYDGKGMSVVEGVPSISSREKLPLYYEVTGPVFVAEGRSAGWEESKPAVVQDLTFEIHRGTVTFVVGPVGSGKSTFVRTLLRETPIFSGGLKADPDSIAYCSQTPWLTNNTIQENILGESLFDLRWYNTVIDACALYDDIRKQPDGDRTMLGTQGAILSGGQKQRVVCFFLLTLTSSSFHG, via the exons ATGTCTTCGTTCTGGCTTCACCCCAGAGCGGCGACGGCATGCCCTATTGCTGTCGAAGATACCTTTGGGCCTGTTGTCAACCATGAGTGCAAAGATGGCTTTGATTTCACGTTGTACTTCGAAGAGACAGTCCTCACATTGCCGGTGacgctcttctttctcttctgggCGTTGCCACGTATCTACCACCTGCGACAACAGACGATAAAGGTGCAGGGAGGATATCGATATTTCGTAAAACTA GGTGGATATGCTCTGTTGGCTGTCCTTCAGCTCACCCTCGTGGGCCTCTGGGCGGCGCCGTCAGGAAAGACCACTCGAGCTACCATCGCAACGGCGGTGGTCTCCTGGCTGGCGTCCATCGTATTCGGTGTTCTTTCTCACTATGAGCATATCTGTACTATTCGGCCCGCTACCATCAATTGTGGCTATCTGTTTCTGTCTTCGATCTTGTCCCTGGCCGAGACCCGCACGTTATACTTCCTGGAGAAGAATCGCGAGATTGCGGTAGTCTATACGGTGACTCAGTGCATAAAGGTGGTGTTGTTAATTACCGAAACCATGTCAAAGAGATCCCTTTTAAGACGAAACTACAGAGATTCACCTCCGGAATCGACCGTGGGGATTCTGGGAGAATGTCTCTACTGTTGGCTCAACCCGCTCCTAATGCTCGGCAACCGCGTGGATTTGACTGTTGAGCTGCTTCCTCCAATCGAGGACTCACTTCGTTCTACGGGGCAGGGTGAAAGCGGATTGCACGCGCTCTGGAGAAAGG ACCCGAATCGGAATTCCCCTCACAGTTTGCTTTGGGCATGCTGCCGATACTACTTGGTTCCAATCTTGTTGGGAGTCGTCCCCCGAGCGTTACAGGTGGCCTTCACATTCGCACAGCCCTTCCTGGTCGAAGCAACCACAACCTGGGTAGCATCAAACGAGCTTACCCATCCTAAGGCACAAGGATACGCACTGATTGGAGCCTTTGGTATAATCTACACTGGTATCGCG GTTTCCACAGCTTTCGCCCATCACCAGGCATATCGAGTGGTCTCTATGATACGAGCCAGTCTGGTCGATATGCTCTACAGTCACGTCATGGTCATGCGTGACATCGACGTCGAAACCAGCGCCCCCGTCACTCTTATGAGTGCAGATATGGAGCGTATTTCAGGCGGTCTACACTACATCCATGATGCCTGGGCTTGTATTGTCGAGATTCCTATTGCGCTGTATTTGCTATGGCGCCAGCTGGGGGTCGCCAGTATCGCTCCGATCATCGTGGTGTTTA TCTGTATGGCCATGTCATTGCTCATCTCCGGACTGGCCGGCCCTCGCCAGCAGGTCTGGCtcgaagccattgagaaACGAGTCGATATCACTGCAAAGGTTTTGGGGTCTGTAAAAGGAGTCCGCACGGCTGGATTGACCGACAAGCTGTTCAACCTCGTCCAGACGATGCGCATCGAAGAGGTCGTCAAGTCGGAAAAGTTCCGTCGACTGCTGATCCTGGTGGTCGGCGTGGCATACAGCAACGTCACACTCTCCCCGCTGGCCTCGTTCACCATCTACGCCCTCATAGCACGACATAAAGGCGACGAAACCCTGACGGCCGCCAAGGCGTTCACCTCGCTCACCTTATTCACTCTTCTTGCCACACCTATCTCTAACCTGGTTGAAGCTGCAACGGGTGTCGCCACCGCAATCGGCTCTATTAAACGAGTGAACGAGTTTTTACAGTCGGACCCACGAAGGGACGACGCACATGAGCCCCGAGGGACGCGGAGCAACATTAGCATCCCCGCCAGCGTCTTGTCTAGCGCACTGACGGAGATGGGAGTCGTCTATGACGGAAAGGGTATGTCGGTTGTGGAGGGGGTCCCCAGTATCTCCAGTCGCGAGAAGTTGCCCTTGTACTACGAAGTCACCGGTCCAGTCTTTGTGGCAGAGGGTCGCAGCGCTGGCTGGGAAGAAAGTAAACCGGCCGTGGTACAAGATCTCACTTTTGAGATTCATCGAGGCACAGTCACGTTTGTCGTTGGACCGGTGGGATCTGGGAAGTCCACATTTGTGCGCACGTTGCTGCGAGAGACGCCCATCTTCTCGGGAGGGTTAAAAGCTGATCCCGACTCGATCGCGTACTGCTCGCAGACACCATGGTTAACGAACAATACCATCCAGGAAAATATCTTGGGCGAGTCACTTTTCGACCTGCGCTGGTATAATACAGTGATCGATGCATGTGCCCTATATGACGATATTCGTAAGCAGCCGGATGGAGATAGGACGATGTTAGGGACTCAAGGTGCTATTCTGAGTGGAGGGCAGAAACAACGagtggtatgtttctttttgctcACTTTGACCTCGTCCTCCTTTCATGGATAG
- a CDS encoding uncharacterized protein (enoyl reductase domain of yeast-type FAS1) has protein sequence MFSTINASSVASRSPSLASAGSAASFALGSGWATPELLSTSSTSSHACQTLTITYHVFEHSLTVASGSYPTALQLRDDFLHDLSKTSGDEELSSLVELWARFLSFTVRRLERERRGLKEDDLRVLLATAMDTFERDILWNREVHVVVKELDASTEVKSTILAAYFQARHALRKISRPSHPPSALMAAALDRKAHLYTMFGGQGNDENYFDELRMVYNTYRPLVRDLVVSASSMLQRQSLDDRFSRFYHQGLDIITWLEHSERAPDSAYLISAPLSMPLIGLLQLAWYRVIGRVLGSTPAQIQAALAGTTGHSQGIVTATVTAVAQSWTQFDSLSLDALRLLLAIGAYSQDHFAVAELPPVIVADAEAHGEGFPGPMLSVTDCPLDQLQKYVDAVNAHLSEDARIAIALINGPQSAVLAGPPLSLHGFNVWLRGVKAPAKGTQHRIPFSKRKPEISNRFLPITAAFHSSYLADVSDAVLASVPDLTIRGDDLRIPVFCTRTGSDLRAFGSQNIVPDLVAMITSQELVWTEATKLPGATHIIDFGPGGVSGIGALTNRLKDGTGVRTILATVAEGTNTDLGYRSEIFDWCPSPALAYGQIWSEQYRPKLVQVSGSRPMVDTKLSRLLGLPPVIVAGMTPTTTAWDFCAAVMKAGYHVELALGGYHRADQLETAIQRLLKEIPPGRGITVNMIYAAPKAVRWQVPLLTRLRASGVPIEGLTVGAGVPSLEVATSYIRDLGLRHISFKPGSLPAIHQVIAIARAHPNFPVILQWTGGRGGGHHSFEDFHQPILQAYGAVRSCSNLILVAGSGFGGAEDTFPYLTGEWAQRYNRPLMPFDGILVGSRMMTAKEAHTSPAVKQAIVAAPGVADEADWEQTYTQPAGGIMTVTSEMGEPIHKLATRGVRLWAELDRTIFKLDRAKRLTELQKQRDYIIRRLNADSHKVWFGRDELGNVVDLEEMTYAEVISRLVELTYVSLEGRWIDPSFQQFLFDFLLRVEARIGHEREEQDGDDMEITSSVVASVDDLRDPKPAIDKFLEQNPCAADQLMGTQDAQYFLHLCRRRGQKPVPFVPVLDENFEEYFKKDSLWQSEDLNAVVDGDVERVCILHGPVAARHSTVVDEPARKILDAIHDGHIERLEMRDPDYFEDGIPIVHCFGPYPTVSEWSMAQAGIHCVPVGNTGSLLYEVSPEMNAPMPSLDQWLAALGGTQGGWRQAFFNAPTIVQGRAISENPLRRLFQPTRDSYVMVQTGHRSDTTVSLFEYRPHSEPVKVVDIRADESGSITLEIINYRNAGGAAIGLRLMYQYRRDAVYAPIHEIMDGRNERVKEFYYRVWFTNSQPKKWTSVHDTFCETGLEVTADSIAEFAHCVQNASDASSKRRGKTLYAPLDFGVVVGWEALMKPLFSHELDVDLLTLVHLTNGFRIPPDAQPIQEGAVLETKSRIQAITIEDAGKLVEVRGDVCQDGKVVLELTSQFLYRGTHTDWENTFRKVDEEEMELCLSGPMEVALLKSKPWFKPRDADLDLQDQTLIFVLQSTYQYASRDTFKAVTTVGDVRLKSSLPGRSSSVATVAFYAATCRGNPVMDYLQRHGSPVKKRHMFNSPNPLTGEGSSLMMRMPDSNEAYAHVSWDFNPIHVSSSLSRYADLPGLITHGMYTSARVRGLVEHYTCASAIGAFRSFNCSFTSMVLPGDEIEVIFQHVGMLAGRKIISVEAKHVGRGETVLRGEAEVEPEETALLFTGQGSQQKGMGMQLYTQSEAARQVWDYADTYFSDNYGFRITDIVRNDPKELTVYFGGPQGRHIREKYMSMKRESVGTDGNVQLLPLFPEIDEDTEFYTYHAPQGLLSATQFTQPALTLMELAIFADLQAKGLISERSSYAGHSLGEYAALGAVGKIFSVESLVQVVFYRGLLMQFAVERDDRGQSDFRMCAVDPSRVCAGFDQAALQLVVETIAAETGQLLQIVNFNVAGLQYVCAGQASLSDSCVLPCSLANSQQVQPLRCLKSVLDHINATAASTLPSNVLSPDQLTSLVKSQVATTQTNTALTRGCATIPLKGIDIPFHSSHLLPGVPGFRRCLLDLIDRHALDPKRLVGKYVPNLTARPFQLTKEYFEMVKDLTGSVALGGVLNEWETYMSTAGTCGMEKIESVIQSMKVF, from the exons ATGTTCTCTACGATTAACGCCTCCTCTGTTGCTTCCCGTTCCCCTTCCTTGGCCAGCGCTGGTTCCGCGGCCTCTTTTGCCCTTGGCTCTGGATGGGCCACTCCCGAacttctctccacctcctccacttcctcccATGCGTGTCAGACCCTTACCATTACCTACCATGTCTTTGAGCACTCTCTCACCGTTGCCAGCGGGTCCTACCCAACGGCTCTGCAGCTGCGCGATGACTTCCTCCACGACCTGAGCAAGACTTCGGGTGACGAGGAATTGTCGTCGCTGGTTGAGCTCTGGGCTCGATTCCTCAGCTTTACGGTACGCCGCCTGGAGCGGGAGCGCCGTGGGTTGAAAGAGGATGACTTGCGGGTGCTCCTCGCCACGGCGATGGACACCTTCGAGAGAGACATCCTGTGGAATCGGGAAGTGCATGTAGTGGTGAAGGAGTTGGACGCAAGCACCGAAGTCAAATCGACCATTTTAGCAGCCTATTTTCAGGCGCGTCATGCTTTGCGAAAGATCAGTCGGCCATCCCATCCACCGTCCGCGCTTATGGCCGCCGCGTTGGACCGCAAGGCGCACTTGTACACCATGTTTGGCGGCCAGGGTAACGATGAGAATTATTTCGACGAGCTACGAATGGTGTACAATACCTACCGGCCACTAGTGCGTGACTTGGTCGTCTCCGCATCCAGCATGCTGCAGCGCCAGTCGCTCGACGACCGGTTCAGCCGCTTTTATCACCAGGGTCTGGATATTATCACTTGGCTGGAGCATTCCGAACGGGCCCCAGACTCAGCCTACTTGATCTCGGCCCCACTTAGTATGCCGCTGATcggtcttctccaactgGCTTGGTATCGCGTGATTGGGCGTGTTCTGGGGTCCACTCCAGCACAGATCCAGGCTGCACTCGCTGGGACCACCGGCCACTCGCAGGGCATTGTCACCGCAACGGTTACAGCCGTGGCCCAGTCATGGACCCAGTTTGACAGCCTGTCCCTGGATGCCCTGCGCCTCCTGTTGGCCATTGGAGCCTACAGCCAAGACCACTTTGCGGTGGCCGAGCTGCCACCAGTGATTGTCGCTGATGCGGAGGCTCATGGGGAGGGCTTTCCGGGACCCATGCTTAGTGTGACCGACTGTCCCCTCGATCAACTCCAGAAATATGTCGACGCCGTCAATGCACACCTGTCGGAGGACGCCCGTATTGCAATCGCCCTGATCAATGGACCCCAGAGCGCCGTGCTGGCAGGTCCCCCTTTGTCTCTCCATGGCTTCAACGTCTGGTTGCGTGGTGTCAAGGCCCCGGCGAAGGGCACCCAGCACCGCATTCCCTTCAGCAAGCGCAAACCCGAGATCAGTAACCGATTCCTCCCCATCACTGCTGCCTTCCATAGCAGCTACCTGGCCGATGTCTCCGACGCGGTTCTGGCCAGTGTCCCCGACTTAACCATCAGGGGCGACGACCTTCGCATTCCCGTGTTCTGTACGCGCACGGGTAGTGACCTGCGGGCCTTCGGGAGCCAGAATATTGTTCCCGACCTGGTGGCCATGATCACATCACAGGAACTTGTGTGGACTGAAGCGACCAAGTTGCCCGGCGCCACGCACATCATCGACTTCGGGCCGGGAGGCGTATCTGGTATTGGGGCATTGACCAACCGACTCAAAGATGGCACGGGGGTTCGAACCATCCTGGCCACGGTCGCGGAGGGCACCAACACCGACCTGGGCTATCGCAGCGAGATCTTCGACTGGTGTCCGTCCCCGGCGCTGGCGTATGGTCAGATTTGGAGCGAGCAGTACCGGCCAAAGCTGGTCCAGGTGTCTGGCAGCCGCCCCATGGTCGACACCAAGCTGAGTCGCCTGCTGGGACTCCCACCAGTCATTGTGGCGGGTATGACCCCAACCACAACGGCCTGGGACTTCTGTGCAGCGGTGATGAAGGCTGGATATCATGTCGAACTGGCGTTGGGCGGCTATCATCGCGCGGACCAGCTGGAAACGGCGATCCAACGTCTCCTCAAAGAGATCCCCCCGGGTCGCGGAATCACTGTCAATATGATCTATGCCGCCCCCAAGGCAGTGCGCTGGCAAGTTCCGCTGCTCACACGTCTCCGGGCGTCGGGAGTGCCAATTGAGGGCCTTACGGTGGGCGCTGGGGTTCCCTCGCTTGAAGTCGCGACAAGCTACATTCGTGATCTTGGGTTGCGCCATATCAGCTTCAAACCAGGGTCGCTGCCGGCGATCCACCAGGTTATTGCGATCGCGCGTGCCCATCCTAACTTCCCGGTGATTCTCCAATGGACTGGCGGTCGCGGGGGTGGCCACCACTCCTTCGAAGACTTTCACCAGCCCATCCTCCAGGCTTATGGTGCGGTACGTAGCTGCTCGAACCTGATCCTGGTGGCCGGCAGTGGCTTCGGAGGGGCCGAGGACACCTTCCCCTACCTCACTGGTGAGTGGGCACAGCGCTACAATCGGCCGCTCATGCCTTTCGACGGTATTCTCGTGGGTAGCCGCATGATGACTGCAAAGGAGGCCCATACCAGTCCAGCAGTGAAGCAAGCAATTGTGGCTGCACCTGGAGTAGCTGATGAGGCCGACTGGGAGCAGACCTACACGCAGCCGGCAGGAGGCATCATGACGGTCACCTCCGAGATGGGAGAGCCCATCCACAAATTGGCGACGCGTGGTGTGCGTCTCTGGGCGGAATTGGACCGAACAATCTTTAAACTCGATCGTGCAAAGCGTCTCACTGAGCTGCAGAAGCAGCGCGACTACATTATCCGCCGACTGAACGCCGACTCACACAAAGTCTGGTTTGGGCGCGACGAACTAGGGAACGTGGTGGATCTGGAGGAAATGACCTATGCGGAGGTCATCTCACGGCTAGTCGAGTTGACATATGTCTCACTCGAAGGCCGTTGGATCGATCCTTCGTTCCAGCAGTTCCTGTTCGATTTCCTCTTGCGTGTAGAAGCACGGATCGGCCACGAGAGAGAGGAGCaggatggtgatgacatGGAGATTACCTCTTCTGTGGTCGCCAGCGTGGACGATCTTCGTGACCCCAAGCCAGCGATTGACAAATTCCTCGAGCAGAATCCCTGTGCAGCTGACCAGCTCATGGGTACACAGGATGCGCAGTATTTCCTGCACTTGTGCCGGCGACGCGGCCAGAAACCGGTCCCATTCGTGCCCGTACTGGACGAGAACTTCGAGGAGTACTTCAAGAAGGACTCGCTTTGGCAGTCGGAGGATCTGAACGCGGTTGTCGATGGCGACGTTGAGCGAGTGTGTATTCTGCATGGACCGGTGGCAGCGCGCCACTCAACTGTGGTCGATGAGCCAGCGCGCAAGATCCTGGATGCCATCCATGACGGACATATTGAGCGTCTCGAGATGCGGGACCCTGACTACTTTGAGGATGGAATCCCCATTGTTCATTGCTTTGGACCCTATCCAACCGTCAGTGAGTGGAGCATGGCGCAGGCCGGTATCCACTGCGTCCCCGTGGGTAACACTGGTTCGCTTCTGTATGAGGTATCGCCCGAGATGAATGCTCCGATGCCATCGCTAGACCAGTGGTTAGCTGCACTGGGCGGCACGCAGGGTGGCTGGCGCCAGGCATTCTTCAATGCTCCTACGATTGTGCAGGGCCGGGCAATTAGTGAGAACCCACTGCGCCGACTCTTCCAGCCGACGCGCGATTCTTATGTGATGGTCCAGACGGGTCACCGGTCCGACACGACTGTTTCGCTGTTCGAATACCGCCCACACTCTGAGCCAGTGAAGGTTGTGGATATCCGTGCGGACGAATCTGGGTCCATCACCCTGGAGATCATCAACTACCGGAACGCTGGGGGTGCAGCTATCGGGCTGCGGCTGATGTACCAGTACCGGCGCGACGCAGTGTACGCGCCCATCCATGAGATCATGGATGGTCGCAATGAGCGGGTCAAAGAGTTCTACTACCGTGTGTGGTTCACCAACTCGCAGCCGAAGAAGTGGACATCCGTGCACGATACGTTCTGCGAGACTGGACTTGAAGTCACCGCGGACTCGATCGCAGAGTTTGCGCACTGCGTACAGAACGCAAGCGATGCATCTAGCAAGCGTCGCGGAAAGACCCTGTACGCACCGCTTGACTTCGGGGTTGTCGTAGGCTGGGAGGCACTGATGAAACCACTTTTCTCGCACGAGTTGGATGTGGATCTCTTGACCCTGGTGCATCTCACTAACGGGTTCCGCATCCCACCAGACGCACAACCTATTCAGGAGGGCGCTGTCCTCGAGACCAAGTCTCGCATTCAGGCCATCACGATTGAAGATGCCGGTAAGCTTGTCGAAGTGCGCGGTGACGTCTGTCAGGATGGGAAAGTCGTCCTCGAGTTGACCAGCCAATTCCTGTACCGTGGCACGCACACCGACTGGGAGAACACCTTCCGCAAagtcgacgaggaagaaatggagTTGTGCCTCAGCGGACCCATGGAGGTGGCCCTGCTGAAGTCCAAACCGTGGTTCAAGCCACGGGATGCTGACCTAGATCTGCAGGACCAGACACTAATCTTCGTACTGCAGTCGACCTATCAATACGCCAGCAGGGACACGTTCAAGGCTGTTACCACCGTTGGTGATGTGCGTCTGAAGTCCTCATTGCCTGGTCGGTCTAGCTCTGTTGCAACAGTTGCCTTCTATGCCGCCACCTGTCGTGGCAACCCAGTCATGGACTACTTACAGCGCCATGGCAGCCCGGTCAAGAAACGGCACATGTTTAACAGCCCTAATCCACTCACTGGCGAGGGTTCGTCACTCATGATGAGGATGCCGGACTCGAACGAGGCTTACGCCCATGTCTCCTGGGATTTCAATCCCATCCACGTATCGTCCTCCCTATCTCGGTATGCTGATCTACCGGGGCTGATCACGCACGGCATGTACACGTCGGCACGTGTCCGTGGTCTCGTCGAGCATTACACTTGCGCGTCGGCCATTGGTGCGTTCCGTAGTTTCAACTGCTCGTTCACCAGTATGGTGCTCCCCGGAGATGAGATTGAGGTGATCTTCCAGCATGTGGGTATGCTGGCGGGCCGCAAGATCATCTCCGTCGAGGCGAAGCATGTCGGGCGCGGAGAAACAGTGCTGCGTGGGGAGGCCGAAGTGGAACCAGAGGAGACGGCGCTGTTGTTCACCGGCCAGGGAAGTCAGCAGAAGGGAATGGGAATGCAGCTGTATACCCAGAGCGAGGCCGCACGGCAGGTGTGGGATTACGCTGATACCTACTTCTCCGATAACTACG GTTTCCGCATAACCGACATTGTCCGCAATGACCCGAAGGAGCTCACCGTGTACTTTGGAGGCCCTCAAGGTCGGCATATCCGCGAGAAATACATGAGCATGAAGCGAGAATCTGTGGGCACCGACGGAAACGTCCAGCTTCTCCCGTTGTTCCCTGAGATCGACGAGGACACTGAATTCTACACGTACCATGCACCTCAGGGCTTGTTGTCGGCTACGCAATTCACCCAGCCAGCTTTGACGCTGATGGAACTGGCGATCTTTGCGGATCTCCAGGCGAAAGGCTTAATCTCGGAGCGGAGCTCGTACGCTGGTCACTCGCTGGGCGAGTATGCAGCCCTTGGTGCGGTCGGGAAGATCTTCAGTGTGGAGAGCCTGGTGCAAGTGGTATTCTATCGTGGATTGTTGATGCAGTTCGCCGTGGAGCGCGACGACCGAGGGCAGTCCGACTTCCGGATGTGCGCGGTTGATCCAAGCCGGGTCTGTGCGG GCTTCGATCAAGCAGCGCTGCAGCTGGTGGTGGAAACCATTGCAGCTGAGACCGGACAGTTGCTGCAGATTGTCAACTTCAACGTTGCAGGATTGCAATATGTGTGCGCTGGACAGGCAAGCCTCTCTGACTCTTGTGTTCTCCCCTGTTCACTCGCTAACTCTCAACAGGTCCAGCCTCTTCGATGCCTCAAATCGGTCCTCGATCATATCAACGCGACCGCTGCCTCTACTCTCCCTTCGAACGTCCTGTCTCCCGACCAGCTAACCTCGCTAGTAAAATCACAAGTTGCTACTACCCAAACCAATACAGCCCTCACGCGAGGCTGTGCGACAATTCCGCTTAAGGGCATCGACAttcccttccattcctcGCATCTCCTCCCCGGTGTGCCTGGCTTCCGACGCTGCTTGCTGGACTTGATCGACCGCCATGCGCTGGACCCGAAGCGATTGGTCGGAAAGTACGTTCCTAATCTGACGGCGCGGCCGTTCCAGTTGACGAAGGAGTATTTCGAGATGGTGAAGGATTTGACTGGTTCTGTTGCACTGGGCGGAGTCTTGAACGAG TGGGAAACCTATATGAGCACTGCTGGAACTTgtggaatggagaagatcgagtCTGTTATCCAGTCGATGAAGgtgttttga
- a CDS encoding uncharacterized protein (predicted protein), translated as MNIYTAGIAIQEFFILCFLALLIVFHKRMLSGYRNLERGNGWKLMVYGMYATLLCLTTRIVYRLIEFANPNQAGKTVLSTKEAPFYILECVPIFIGMMLWNVLHPGRMMPGPDSEFPKLSRSEKKQMKQEAKEAKKQERRVGFSKKYTAVNDSEYTLTRPSDEEHEAGYGGGRWPLNEVESGRGGYGGREYGYVR; from the exons ATGAACATTTACACGGCTGGGATCGCCATCCAGGaattcttcatcctctgttTCCTCGCTCTGTTGATCGTGTTCCATAAGCGCATGCTGTCGGGATACCGGAATCTCGAGCGCGGAAATGGGTGGAAGCTGATGGTCTATGGCATGTATGCGACATTGCTATGTCTGACA ACCCGTATCGTCTACCGTCTTATCGAGTTTGCCAACCCCAACCAGGCGGGTAAGACCGTGCTCAGCACCAAAGAGGCCCCGTTCTACATCCTCGAATGTGTCCCCATCTTCATCGGCATGATGCTCTGGAATGTCTTGCACCCGGGTCGGATGATGCCGGGTCCCGACAGCGAGTTCCCCAAGCTCTCGCGCtccgagaagaagcagatgaaACAGGAGGCAAAagaggcgaagaagcaggAACGCCGAGTGGGCTTTAGTAAAAAGTATACCGCTGTCAACGACTCGGAATACACTCTCACGCGTCCcagtgatgaggagcatGAGGCTGGCTACGGCGGTGGACGCTGGCCCCTGAACGAGGTGGAATCGGGACGAGGAGGTTATGGCGGTCGTGAGTATGGCTATGTCCGTTGA